The sequence GGGGAAGCAAGCTGAGTCACGCGATATTCGGGCAAAGTTTTATATTCTCCTTGAGTCCATTCTTGTAGAGCAGCTTTATAATTTTGTCTTGCCGGATCTGAGTTGATTTCTGTAGCAAGTTGCTTAAAGTGGGGATCTAACCAAACCCGAATCAACTCCAAACTATTAGTACTTAGATAAAGCGCTCCCAAAACTGCTTCAAAAGCATCCGCCAATCTTGATTCTTGCCCTGCTCTGTCGCCATAAGCACTTCCAGCAACCAATAAATGTAGCTCCAAACCGTAAGAACTAGCTAATTTAGCAAGAATGCGATCGCTAACTAATACGGAACGAATTGCAGCAAAATCACCCACACGGGCATCATGAAAATCTTCCCATAGAATCAGAGCAGCTACCAAACGTACCACCGCATCGCCAACAAACTCAAGTTGTTCGTAATTAGCCGACTCCGAAATAGACGGATGAGTCAGCGCTAAATCCAGTAGTTCCCAATTAACAGGCGATTTTACCGGTAAACCTAGCTTTTTTACCAAACTCTCAAGTTGTCGCTGACGACGTGGATAAATAACAGACATTATTCAATTGGTAATTAGTAATTAGTAATTGGGAATTGGGCATTAGGAATTGGGCATTGGGGCGCAGGGAATACAATAATCACCTAAATTATTGTAATATCTATAACCCATCACTTCTGCTTGCCTTCTTCTTTCATTTTCTTTGCATATCCCCTTGGGTTGCGCCACTGCTCTTAAAATTAGGATGAAAACCCACGGGAGGGTTGATCGTCTCCCTATTTTTTTTCATTTTCCCAAAATGGGGAAGAGAGTCGGACATAAGCCGGGTTCTGTTCTAAAAATGTAGAAATCTTCTACATTTAAAGGGCGATTATCTATCTGGGACGCTTGTTACCAAACGCCTCAAGCGGCTCTCATAAAGCGGAACCGGTAAAAGACCAACCATAGTTCCTCTCACCTTGCTTCCAACCGGGGTTTACCGAGCCAGCACCTCTCGATGCTGCTGGTGAGCTCTTACCTCACCTTTGCACCCTTACCTTTGCCAATTATCAATTACCAATTATCAACGAACAGTAAAAACTGACAATTGATAATTGTTCATTGTTGATTGAAAAGGCGGTATTTTTCTGTGGCACTATCCTCACGCTCGCACGCACTGGGAGTTATCCAGCAAGTCTGGTCTTTCGGAAGCCCGGACTTTCCTCAAACTAGTTGAAAAACTAATCTGCAACCGCCTCGCCAACTCTCTCATAACATTTTAGTTTAGACGAAGACTTGTTGTTATCTTTTTCTCTTTTTATTCCAAGGTAGAGCGTAAGTCCAAGGAAGTTTTCTAATTATAAAAGGGCAGGTAATGATGCACATTGGAGGAACATTTTGACCTGGAGCTAAGCCGACGCGAACCTCTGAAAATCGCAGAACTAATTGTAGAGAACATTCTAGTTGCTCTCTTCGGCTAACAAATTTTTTGTATAACTTTCTTTGCGCTCTTACCGGACTGCCTTTGAGTCCGCTGA comes from Rivularia sp. PCC 7116 and encodes:
- the rnc gene encoding ribonuclease III; the protein is MSVIYPRRQRQLESLVKKLGLPVKSPVNWELLDLALTHPSISESANYEQLEFVGDAVVRLVAALILWEDFHDARVGDFAAIRSVLVSDRILAKLASSYGLELHLLVAGSAYGDRAGQESRLADAFEAVLGALYLSTNSLELIRVWLDPHFKQLATEINSDPARQNYKAALQEWTQGEYKTLPEYRVTQLASPQHNQERFIAEVWLHDKKLGEGKGRSIKAAEQAAAKIAFMAINPQ